From the genome of Lutzomyia longipalpis isolate SR_M1_2022 chromosome 2, ASM2433408v1, one region includes:
- the LOC129789282 gene encoding MAP kinase-activating death domain protein isoform X6 — translation MADIQRQFLCPRLIDYLAIVGARVSSVSRAGNSSDPPVQIPELLRRYPPTDHADFPLPLDMVYFCQPEGCVSVGPRRTGSAIRDASSFVFMLTDKDSGKTRYGICVNFYRPVEKVVPTNTAAITGSRRGRNSALRRESWRKSIERSSDSAFSSDHRSSNVAPSDSDRDCPSRRDSDPPQHSRLSVTHPGTGDSESGGSHSPSPRASRRRAKVRNHSLTSLCLLSHHPFFSTFRECLFILKKLIDACNESSSPRRVGASKQIGRDNVWTVLTGQVTESTPSIVIHDVKEIETWILRLLSAPVPVPGSTRVEVEVLSNSVHEPLLFALPDHTRFKLVDFPLHLPLELLGVDTCLKVLTLILLENKVLFQSRDYNALSMSVMAFVTMIYPLEYMFPVIPLLPTCMSCAEQLLLAPTPFVIGIPASFLLYKKNFSLPDDIWLVDLDSNKLVSTGACGDDLPPLPEPEGTILKNHLKQALSSMSTSAVANQPLLPSIRDSLATPPALGVSSIMPQDPNTAGSTNSSQRNSFSAPGSHTPRQASPIAPPIINPFIYVSDVDSVDVATRVAMVRFFNSQNTLANFTEHTRTLRLYPRPVVAFQINSFLRSRPRASGFLGKFARTQAVEFLAEWSLTPSNVAFLRVHTGVLDPCQVGDKPKWFAHTLTAIRFSVWDDGSSLNGALRSLQQMENQPTDESGSDSEGAESTSSSYSSLSDFVSEMVSSDLSPSLHDVYGGHYHQHHNPQTMSSNLDHKLIYRPPSKLQYPPGMEPIQDVHVRPDSPQSSSSSRSDLSSPSFNRDSEFEFPGKVKTDTLVAKEKEEGGSFENESDSNSTTTPRTIVSGQNTSKESLIDSERRGAAAKLSRNIISSPISPVLARQPSSGSGSQSPPIHPPPLGSSGSGRQASQGSLFEQFASQAKELVRETTRQSSQDGLLAHVDKLTLHAKKAAGEASKQALEASKQAAGVSKTTLDDLTYVGKSTFGDLTKTAKEAAAKKGLMKNTGEMQPLPQPTPAPISPASSIVSTQGNNMIAGTGRDFFSSFSSEINSITSSTSTMFSGLFGKNEKHNTQKGNAAAQQSGKPKEKSLPFDSFPGRKALVERTPLIKHSGPRQTQEEIQRQQNAEKASSNSENQAFLKDLMNQVLAGEGVGWLKLNRLKKLMEDESYRMLVLGKINKTLDRKIAPDDHIDDVCIPKPVYRGMQKCLQAIAHGLDHTYSNFGLGGMASVFQMMEIAHTHFWSKELTESGGDLSASLLSSQSVSPMGSRENLQSPVGEGEWTGVQAGSRKNSAVAPLEATRRLSEHDPQAHAEAQQSTTEIFKDMLTQKRNLLLSKLTSFDSDGTVHGSSGALSVASDAPMLLQAGGGLIPSISCRSTVSDTEYENNPKQTGVKDKNRSSSIWSGKSTLSAGFRYTGGQLLTSSSPSPDAPRVYLFECLLGKERLNLWDQMQFWEDAFLDAVSQERDMIGMDQGPGEMMERYKSLSDSERKRLEHDEDRLLSTMLYNLTAVLVMLNVHKEEIKRKVRRLLGKSHIGLVYSQEVNNLLDQISNLNGNDIDLKPLGSRLLHRHSFSVQQGVDSTGPLRFMEVRDDGLVLRSVTGTIVERWWYERLVNMTYSPKTKVLCLWRRNGGQTQLHKYHTRKCKELYNCIKEAMERGGPPESLPELGGEFPVQDMTTGEGGLLQVCLEGVGLLFANSKFFVRLDHIRKCFTQKGGIFILEEYNPKTRQIIQRKYKSSMADQICYSVLCVFSYVAAGQDQKKNPALLANLTQQQQTVVMPQQQKQQVSQQNKQPVSQQKPQTQPPKAQSAKEVQKAPPIKSPQPQAQNTKGQQIAIKPLAPPQKPILTTTAVQPQVESTSPKYSSPPPSISPPKPKSPPQRPPSLPSRILSQSSIQSEPPSNKTTPKVPQIPPRVQSQGSVGMRGPPPAIPPRTNQAPPPLVRAGTVQQSSTGASRPLMRQASATSIPPQCTPQPPPPFVIPQRHSSRANLMGRQTSMGGSPGGGSPQMPRRH, via the exons ATGGCAGATATTCAGCGACAATTTCTTTGTCCACGTTTAATAGATTATTTGGCAATTGTTGGGGCACGCGTGAGTTCTGTCTCACGTGCCGGAAATTCATCTGATCCACCAGTACAG ATTCCAGAGCTTCTTCGGCGGTATCCGCCAACAGATCATGCCGATTTTCCGTTACCACTCGATATGGTATATTTTTGCCAACCCGAGGGATGCGTAAGCGTTGGACCTCGAAGAACTGGGTCAGCTATAAGGGATGCATCCTCATTTGTGTTTATGCTAACAGACAAGGACTCAGGAAAGACAAGATATGGAAtctgtgtgaatttttatagACCTGTTGAAAAAGTCGTTCCCACAAATACGGCTGCCATCACAGGAAGTAGACGTGGGAGGAATTCTGCTTTACGACGTGAATCATGGCGAAAATCCATTGAGCGGAGCTCAGATTCTGCTTTTTCAAG CGATCATAGGAGTAGCAATGTTGCTCCTAGTGATTCTGATCGAGACTGTCCAAGTCGTCGTGATTCCGATCCGCCTCAGCATTCACGTCTTAGTGTAACTCATCCTGGCACAGGTGACTCTGAATCTGGTGGAAGTCACTCACCATCACCTAGGGCCAGCCGCAGAAGAGCTAAAGTCCGAAACCATTCTCTCACGTCTCTTTGTTTGCTGTCTCATCATCCCTTCTTCAGTACCTTCCGCGAGTGTCTTTTTATCTTGAAGAAACTTATAGATGCATGTAATGAATCTTCAAGTCCACGTCGTGTGGGTGCATCTAAACAAATTGGCAG ggATAATGTGTGGACCGTACTTACCGGTCAGGTGACAGAATCCACACCATCTATTGTGATACACGATGTGAAGGAAATTGAGACCTGGATACTGCGTCTTCTATCGGCTCCGGTACCAGTACCAGGCTCTACTCGAGTTGAAGTAGAGGTCCTTTCAAATAGTGTTCATGAGCCTCTTTTGTTTGCTCTACCAGACCATACACGATTTAAGCTTGTGGATTTTCCACTTCATCTGCCGTTAGAACTACTCGGAGTTGACACATGCCTTAAAGTTCTAACATTGATCCTACTAGAGAATAAGGTTCTCTTTCAATCACGGGATTACAATGCACTTTCAATGAGTGTAATGGCATTTGTTACAATGATCTATCCACTTGAGTATATGTTTCCGGTAATACCACTTCTTCCTACATGCATGAGTTGCGCTGAGCAACTCCTTCTGGCACCTACACCATTTGTCATTGGTATTCCGGCATCATTTcttctttataaaaagaactttag CCTTCCGGATGATATTTGGCTTGTCGATTTGGATTCTAATAAATTGGTATCAACTGGAGCTTGTGGTGATGATCTGCCACCACTTCCTGAACCAGAAGGAACTATtctcaaaaatcatttaaaacaa GCATTGAGCTCAATGTCAACCAGTGCTGTGGCAAATCAACCACTTCTGCCATCAATAAGGGATAGTCTAGCGACACCACCAGCACTCGG ggTTTCATCGATTATGCCACAGGACCCAAATACAGCGGGTTCAACAAATAGTAGccagagaaattctttttctgctCCTGGAAGTCATACCCCACGCCAAGCGTCCCCAATTGCTCCACCCATAATTAATCCATTTATCTATGTAAGCGATGTGGATTCCGTAGATGTAGCTACACGGGTGGCGATGGTGCGATTCTTTAACTCCCAAAATACCTTAGCTAACTTTACTGAGCACACGAGGACCCTGCGATTGTACCCACGTCCCGTCGTAGCTTTTCAGATTAATAGCTTTCTCAGATCAAGGCCTAGAGCATCTGGGTTCTTAGGAAAATTTGCTCGAACACAGGCAGTGGAGTTCCTGGCAGAGTGGTCACTTACGCCAAGCAATGTGGCATTCCTGCGCGTCCACACTGGTGTCCTGGATCCCTGTCAAGTAGGGGATAAGCCAAAGTGGTTTGCTCACACACTTACAGCTATTCGATTTTCGGTGTGGGACGACGGGAGCTCTCTCAACGGCGCCCTTAGGAGTCTTCAGCAAATGGAGAATCAACCAACGGATGAGAGTGGATCAGATTCAGAGGGAGCCGAAAGTACGAGTTCTTCATATTCTTCTCTAAGTGATTTTGTTTCTGAAATGGTCTCTTCAGATTTATCACCTAGTCTGCATGATGTTTATGGGGGTCATTATCATCAGCATCACAATCCACAAACCATGTCATCAAACTTGGATCACAAGTTAATCTATAGGCCGCCAAGTAAATTACAGTATCCACCCGGGATGGAACCAATACAAGATGTTCATGTACGACCGGACTCCCCGCAGTCGTCGTCATCAAGCAGATCGGATCTGAGTTCACCGAGTTTCAATCGCGATTCCGAATTCGAATTTCCTGGAAAGGTAAAGACCGATACTTTGgtggcaaaagaaaaagaggagGGAGGCAGCTTTGAGAATGAATCTGACTCAAATTCGACAACAACTCCTAGAACTATAGTATCAGGGCAAAACACATCAAAAGAAAGCCTTATTGATTCGGAAAGGCGTGGTGCCGCTGCAAAATTATCCAGGAATATC ATTTCATCTCCCATAAGTCCAGTTTTGGCACGTCAACCTAGTTCTGGTTCAGGATCTCAAAGTCCTCCAATTCACCCACCACCATTAGGTTCAAGTGGATCAGGACGCCAGGCAAGCCAGGGATCTCTATTTGAGCAATTCGCTTCCCAAGCAAAAGAATTAGTTCGTGAAACGACACGCCAGAGCAGTCAAGACGGTCTTTTGGCGCATGTAGATAAA TTGACTTTGCATGCAAAAAAGGCCGCTGGAGAGGCCTCTAAACAGGCACTTGAGGCCTCGAAGCAAGCTGCTGGGGTGAGCAAAACAACTCTAGATGATCTGACATACGTGGGAAAATCCACTTTTGGAGATCTCACGAAGACAGCTAAGGAGGCAGCTGCTAAAAAGGGTTTAATGAAGAACACCGGGGAAATGCAACCTCTGCCTCAGCCCACGCCAGCTCCTATATCTCCGGCATCATCCATCGTTAGTACTCAAGGGAATAATATGATAGCTGGAACagggagagattttttttcgtcgtTCAGCAGTGAAATTAACAGCATAACGTCTTCCACATCGACCATGTTTTCAGGATTATTTGGCAAAAATG AGAAACACAATACTCAGAAGGGTAATGCAGCAGCACAGCAGAGTGGAAAaccgaaagaaaaatccttgcCATTTGATTCATTTCCCGGGCGGAAAGCTCTGGTTGAGCGTACACCCCTTATAAAGCATTCTGGACCACGGCAGACACAGGAAGAAATTCAGCGACAGCAGAATGCAGAGAAGGCATCTAGTAATTCTGAAAATCAAGCTTTTCTCAAAGAT CTTATGAATCAAGTATTGGCCGGTGAAGGAGTTGGTTGGTTGAAACTCAATCGTCTCAAAAAACTCATGGAAGATGAGTCGTACAGAATGCTTGTGCtagggaaaatcaataagacATTGGACAGAAAAATAGCACCGGATGATCACATTGATGATGTG tgcatCCCAAAGCCAGTATATCGTGGCATGCAAAAGTGCCTCCAAGCCATAGCTCATGGGCTAGATCATACATATTCGAATTTTGGCTTAGGAGGAATGGCTTCGGTGTTTCAAATGATGGAAATTGCTCATACACACTTTTGGAGTAAAGAATTAACGGAAAGTGGTGGTGATTTATCTGCAAGTCTCCTCTCAAGTCAATCCGTCAGTCCGATGGGTAGTCGCGAGAACCTTCAATCACCCGTTGGAGAAGGTGAATGGACCGGGGTACAGGCTGGTTCTAGGAAAAATTCCGCAGTTGCTCCACTTGAAGCAACGAGGCGCCTCTCGGAGCATGATCCGCAGGCACATGCTGAAGCTCAGCAATCAACAACGGAGATATTTAAGGACATGCTTACGCAGAAGAGAAATTTGCTTCTTAGCAAACTAACATCATTCGATTCTGAT GGCACTGTGCATGGGTCATCTGGGGCCCTCTCAGTGGCCAGTGATGCTCCAATGTTGCTGCAAGCTGGAGGGGGCCTCATACCGTCGATTTCATGTCGGTCAACCGTATCAGATACAGAATACGAAAAT AATCCAAAACAAACTGGTGTGAAGGATAAAAATCGCTCTAGTAGTATATGGTCCGGAAAATCAACTCTTAGTGCAGGATTTCGGTATACAGGAGGGCAACTACTAACCTCCAGTTCACCATCTCCAGACGCTCCaagagtttatttatttgagtGTCTTCTCGGGAAGGAGAGACTGAATTTGTGGGATCAAATGCAATTTTGGGAGGATGCATTTCTTGATGCTGTAAGTCAGGAGCGCGACATGATTGGAATGGATCAAGGTCCGGGAGAAATGATGGAGAGATATAAATCTCTTAGTGATTCTGAACGGAAGCGGTTGGAACATGACGAAGATCGTCTTCTATCGACTATGTTGTATAATTTAACAGCAGTTTTGGTTATGCTGAATGTgcataaagaagaaattaaacgAAAAGTCAGACGTTTACTTGGAAAGAGTCACATTGGTTTGGTTTATTCCCAGGAAGTTAATAATCTGCTCGATCAAATTTCCAATTTa AACGGAAATGACATTGATTTAAAACCTTTGGGATCTAGGCTTTTGCATCGACACAGCTTTTCAGTGCAACAGGGTGTTGATTCCACAGGTCCGTTGCGTTTCATGGAAGTTCGTGATGACGGACTTGTTCTTAGGTCAGTTACAGGAACAATCGTTGAGAGATGGTGGTATGAGAGATTGGTGAATATGACATATTCGCCGAAAACTAAAGTCCTATGCCTATGGAGGCGCAATGGTGGTCAAACGCAACTCCATAAATACCACACTAGAAAG TGCAAGGAGCTATATAATTGCATTAAAGAAGCAATGGAGCGTGGTGGACCACCAGAGTCTCTTCCAGAACTGGGTGGAGAATTTCCAGTACAAGATATGACAACTGGAGAAGGAGGTTTGCTACAGGTGTGCCTTGAAGGTGTTGGTCTTCTCTTCGCCAACAGCAAG tttttcgtACGTTTGGACCATATTCGCAAGTGCTTCACCCAAAAAGGTGGAATATTTATTCTCGAAGAATATA ACCCAAAAACACGCCAAATCATTCAACGCAAGTACAAATCATCAATG GCTGACCAAATATGCTATTCTGTACTTTGTGTATTCTCCTATGTTGCTGCTGGGCAAGATCAGAAGAAAAATCCGGCTCTTCTTGCTAATTTaacgcagcagcagcagacGGTTGTTATGCCTCAACAGCAAAAGCAACAAGTATCTCAGCAGAATAAGCAACCAGTTTCTCAGCAAAAGCCACAGACTCAACCTCCTAAAGCTCAATCCGCAAAGGAAGTACAGAAAGCACCACCAATTAAGAGTCCGCAACCACAGGCACAGAATACTAAGGGGCAGCAGATAGCAATAAAACCCTTGGCACCACCCCAGAAACCCATTCTCACTACAACTGCAGTCCAACCGCAAGTGGAGTCAACATCACCCAAGTATTCATCTCCACCACCATCGATATCACCGCCAAAGCCAAAGAGTCCCCCACAGCGTCCACCAAGTCTTCCATCGCGTATCCTTAGTCAGTCATCGATACAGAGTGAACCCCCATCTAATAAAACCACACCAAAAGTTCCCCAAATTCCACCTAGAGTTCAATCTCAGGGATCTGTGGGAATGCGTGGTCCTCCCCCTGCAATTCCGCCACGTACCAATCAAGCTCCACCGCCACTTGTACGCGCTGGAACTGTGCAGCAGTCTAGCACTGGTGCTAGTCGTCCTCTGATGCGCCAAGCGTCTGCTACCTCAATTCCACCGCAATGTACACCTCAACCTCCGCCACCTTTCGTTATTCCCCAACGACATTCCTCCCGGGCGAATTTAATGGGACGGCAAACCTCTATGGGTGGTAGTCCTGGCGGAGGTTCACCGCAAATGCCAAGAAGACACTGA